The bacterium genome includes a window with the following:
- the bamD gene encoding outer membrane protein assembly factor BamD: MILMKIFLSLPKIREVLLCTRLYNSLGLVVLTIGMSQLLVGCSSTSSKPVEEELVKEVPINGTPSIQGTEKELFASAKKVYAKNYLLVAQDSFRSIVENYPLGPYAEFASIKLADTSFIQLDFDEAAKLYEEALRNYPLSDSTPYIRMRAGRSFQLMNTDIGRDRDPIERAVEHYQEFLRRHPDSMFRPQVEAYLDEAYRSLAQHEKLVADFYERRGHQRAARKRHARYQKVMQQFGITEEKMLAENAPEEDVVKASLNPASKLAAAKLTTAELNKSEVKNTRLEKTREETSSSVSEQGQNPSEKSTSTSVLRPTSLRDVSCSVRGGKKVSIELVASPPASYVTEVGAPSSGLVTISLPATLPQAINLECFDGEPLSIGKDGVLRLESNSPFIAFQMDNPPRIILAEKQ, translated from the coding sequence ATGATACTGATGAAAATATTTCTTTCTCTCCCCAAAATTAGAGAAGTGCTCCTCTGTACTCGCCTCTATAATTCGCTGGGTCTTGTTGTATTAACGATCGGCATGAGTCAACTGCTCGTGGGATGCTCCTCCACCTCTTCAAAGCCAGTGGAGGAGGAATTAGTAAAAGAGGTGCCAATCAATGGGACGCCCTCTATTCAGGGAACAGAAAAAGAACTCTTTGCTTCTGCAAAAAAAGTGTATGCGAAAAACTACCTCCTTGTAGCGCAAGATTCATTTCGCTCAATCGTTGAAAACTATCCGCTTGGTCCGTATGCAGAATTTGCCTCGATAAAGCTAGCAGATACAAGTTTTATTCAACTTGATTTTGACGAGGCGGCAAAACTCTATGAAGAGGCGCTAAGAAACTACCCGCTCTCAGACAGCACGCCGTATATAAGAATGCGCGCGGGAAGAAGCTTTCAGTTGATGAATACTGATATAGGTCGCGATCGCGATCCGATAGAACGCGCCGTTGAACACTATCAGGAATTTCTGAGACGGCATCCGGACTCAATGTTTCGTCCCCAGGTTGAGGCCTATCTCGATGAAGCCTATCGATCTCTTGCTCAGCACGAGAAACTCGTTGCTGACTTTTATGAGCGACGGGGGCACCAGAGAGCTGCGCGTAAGCGCCATGCCCGCTACCAGAAAGTCATGCAGCAGTTTGGGATCACAGAAGAAAAAATGTTGGCGGAAAATGCCCCTGAAGAGGACGTCGTAAAAGCCTCCCTCAATCCTGCTTCCAAACTCGCAGCTGCTAAACTTACTACTGCCGAACTCAATAAAAGCGAAGTGAAAAATACTCGTTTGGAGAAAACAAGAGAAGAAACGTCTTCATCAGTCTCTGAACAGGGGCAGAACCCGAGCGAAAAATCCACTTCCACCAGTGTACTCCGTCCAACTTCTCTTCGAGATGTTTCGTGCTCAGTACGAGGAGGCAAGAAAGTCTCGATTGAGTTAGTAGCTTCTCCTCCCGCATCGTATGTTACAGAGGTCGGAGCTCCATCATCCGGTCTCGTCACCATCAGTCTTCCAGCCACGCTCCCACAAGCGATCAACCTTGAATGTTTTGATGGTGAGCCGCTCTCCATAGGAAAAGATGGGGTTCTCCGTTTAGAAAGCAACTCCCCGTTTATAGCGTTTCAAATGGATAATCCACCGCGAATTATCCTAGCAGAGAAGCAATAG
- a CDS encoding pantoate--beta-alanine ligase, whose protein sequence is MDVLRTRNDITQWSRRMRAAGETIVLVPTMGALHEGHLSLVDQARTHGTKTVVSIFVNPKQFNVTADLERYPRDEARDLALLAERGVDLVFAPDESVIYPERFSSHVSVRALTECYEGAGRPGHFAGVTTVVTILFNLVAPHAAVFGEKDFQQLRVIEQMVGDLGVDIEILRAPLVREEDGLAMSSRNVRLSSEGRIQALVLGRSLRRAAEERRNQSRQSEDIVLAAMSELNPLIESKQITLEYLVVVDEETLEPILDIAPEHPARILVAAMVEGVRLLDNMPL, encoded by the coding sequence ATGGACGTTTTAAGAACTCGAAATGACATAACTCAGTGGTCCCGTCGGATGCGGGCTGCTGGCGAAACAATCGTCCTCGTGCCTACCATGGGAGCATTGCACGAGGGGCATTTGTCGCTCGTGGATCAGGCTCGGACGCATGGCACGAAGACAGTTGTATCAATCTTTGTAAATCCGAAGCAGTTTAATGTTACAGCCGATTTAGAGCGTTATCCTCGTGATGAAGCTCGCGATTTGGCGTTGTTGGCGGAGCGGGGAGTTGACCTTGTGTTTGCTCCTGATGAGAGTGTGATTTATCCAGAGCGGTTTTCTTCGCATGTTTCTGTTCGAGCGTTGACGGAATGTTATGAAGGCGCTGGGCGTCCCGGCCATTTTGCAGGGGTTACAACAGTCGTTACGATACTCTTTAATCTTGTGGCTCCGCATGCGGCTGTTTTCGGTGAAAAGGATTTTCAGCAGTTGCGAGTTATTGAGCAAATGGTGGGAGATCTCGGCGTTGATATCGAGATCCTGCGTGCTCCTCTTGTGCGAGAAGAAGATGGGCTAGCGATGAGTTCGCGAAATGTTCGTCTGTCGTCTGAGGGAAGAATTCAAGCTTTGGTTTTAGGACGCTCATTGCGCCGAGCTGCAGAAGAGAGACGGAACCAGAGCCGACAGAGTGAAGATATAGTCTTAGCAGCGATGAGTGAATTAAACCCGCTGATTGAAAGCAAGCAGATTACCCTCGAATATCTTGTAGTAGTTGATGAAGAGACTCTGGAGCCAATTCTTGATATTGCTCCTGAGCATCCAGCCCGCATTTTGGTTGCTGCTATGGTTGAAGGTGTGCGGTTACTTGATAATATGCCACTGTAG